One part of the Streptomyces sp. NBC_00286 genome encodes these proteins:
- a CDS encoding DUF6415 family natural product biosynthesis protein: MKAPRRFTVEQVQVQPPPDIELMRAAARGVLAENAEPATSEELATLTLQLRGHINVLVPEVEQAASSRVHVAHYCALACVGEARMKLDLKPGPGLSKGIAYARRLSRVVNALCDHYQNLGGGHA, from the coding sequence GTGAAGGCACCCCGCCGCTTCACAGTGGAGCAAGTCCAGGTACAGCCCCCGCCTGACATCGAGCTGATGCGCGCCGCCGCGCGAGGTGTCCTCGCCGAAAACGCCGAGCCTGCGACCTCCGAGGAACTGGCCACCCTCACCCTCCAGTTGCGCGGGCACATCAACGTTCTCGTGCCGGAAGTCGAGCAGGCAGCCAGTTCGCGGGTCCACGTCGCCCACTACTGCGCGCTCGCCTGCGTCGGCGAGGCACGAATGAAGCTCGACCTGAAGCCGGGCCCCGGACTGAGCAAGGGCATCGCGTATGCCCGGCGCCTGTCCCGCGTGGTCAACGCCCTCTGCGACCACTACCAGAACCTGGGTGGTGGTCACGCGTGA
- a CDS encoding radical SAM protein, which produces MHDLIASPFLNDYLLVRPSHAAGIKIPTTRYLEVSQAADNGDDVPAWLVEAAHRRWGLDLAHRPAVEAILVRSPSAYGYARASYEINKGCDYDCPHCYLGQKKFEGLSWEHKAQLLEIMRDAGVLWLQITGGEPLIDRHFPAVYAHAHDLGMMVAISSNGSQLAKPLILDCLTERRPYRITLSVYGATAETYDGFTRNRGAFDRFTRGLAAAREAALPVRLNLIVSSTNAHEVDDMRALADRYGFPHQTYTNMSPTIDGSGEPLPTQAEDFLRQRKPFTGCNAGHTFFHADPFGVASICKVGREPNIRLIEEGVEGLRRLGDIADSLMLRTGGCSGCQLSGTCWTCRPLAKLYQEAKAPLNTYCQHGGR; this is translated from the coding sequence GTGCACGATCTGATCGCAAGCCCGTTCCTGAATGACTACCTGCTCGTTCGCCCTAGCCACGCCGCAGGGATCAAGATCCCGACTACCCGCTATCTGGAGGTGAGCCAGGCCGCGGACAACGGCGACGACGTGCCGGCCTGGTTGGTCGAGGCCGCTCACCGCAGGTGGGGGCTCGACCTCGCCCACCGGCCCGCGGTCGAGGCAATCCTCGTACGCTCGCCCTCTGCCTACGGCTACGCCCGCGCCTCTTACGAGATCAACAAGGGGTGTGACTACGACTGCCCACACTGCTACCTCGGACAGAAGAAGTTCGAAGGGCTCAGTTGGGAGCACAAGGCGCAGCTACTGGAGATCATGCGCGATGCCGGAGTCCTCTGGCTTCAGATCACCGGCGGCGAGCCCCTCATCGATCGGCACTTCCCGGCCGTCTACGCTCACGCGCACGACCTCGGGATGATGGTCGCGATCTCGTCGAACGGCTCGCAGCTCGCGAAACCCCTCATCCTCGATTGCCTCACCGAACGACGCCCCTACCGGATCACGCTCAGTGTCTACGGCGCCACCGCCGAGACGTACGACGGATTCACCCGCAACCGCGGCGCGTTCGACCGCTTTACCCGCGGCCTCGCCGCCGCCCGCGAAGCCGCACTACCCGTACGTCTGAACCTGATCGTCTCGTCGACGAATGCGCACGAGGTCGACGACATGCGCGCCCTCGCCGACCGGTACGGCTTCCCGCACCAGACGTACACCAACATGTCGCCCACCATCGACGGGAGCGGCGAACCGCTGCCCACGCAGGCCGAGGACTTCCTACGCCAACGGAAGCCCTTCACCGGCTGCAACGCCGGACACACGTTCTTCCACGCCGACCCGTTCGGCGTCGCCTCGATATGCAAAGTCGGCCGAGAACCCAACATCCGGCTCATCGAGGAAGGCGTCGAGGGACTGCGCCGACTCGGCGACATCGCCGATTCCCTGATGCTTCGCACCGGTGGCTGCTCCGGCTGTCAGCTCTCCGGCACCTGCTGGACATGCCGACCGCTGGCCAAGCTCTACCAGGAAGCGAAGGCCCCACTAAACACCTACTGCCAGCACGGAGGGAGGTAA
- a CDS encoding aminoglycoside phosphotransferase gives MNSGIAATLRTHDATLFVKGIPTDHPQARHQELEAAINPHLPAASPRLLWRVQTEGWDLLGYERIEGHHADYTPGSLDLPLITDALVELQHTPCPDLPIKRAEQRWSHYASPDCVEQLAGDTLLHTDFAWDNILITDRAHIIDWAWPTRGAAWIDPAVLILRLMNAGHSAPAADARARQIPSWQAAPRPAVRAFSEANARLWDEIARSDPQPWKKSMARHAHDWLTYWSARP, from the coding sequence ATGAACAGTGGAATCGCCGCCACACTGCGGACCCACGATGCGACGCTGTTCGTCAAGGGCATCCCCACCGATCACCCTCAAGCGCGCCACCAAGAGCTAGAGGCCGCCATCAATCCCCATTTGCCCGCTGCCTCGCCCCGGCTGCTCTGGCGCGTTCAGACAGAGGGATGGGACCTCCTCGGATACGAGCGCATCGAGGGACACCACGCCGACTACACCCCCGGCTCACTCGACCTACCGCTGATCACTGACGCCCTGGTCGAACTCCAGCACACGCCGTGCCCCGACCTGCCCATCAAGCGAGCCGAACAGCGCTGGTCCCACTACGCAAGCCCGGACTGCGTCGAGCAACTGGCCGGCGACACGTTGCTCCACACCGACTTCGCGTGGGACAACATCTTGATCACGGACCGCGCCCACATCATCGACTGGGCATGGCCAACCCGCGGCGCGGCATGGATCGACCCAGCCGTCCTCATCCTGCGCCTCATGAACGCCGGACACTCCGCCCCCGCCGCCGACGCACGCGCCCGACAGATCCCGTCCTGGCAGGCTGCCCCGCGCCCCGCCGTGAGGGCCTTCTCTGAGGCGAATGCGCGCCTGTGGGATGAGATCGCCCGCAGTGATCCTCAGCCATGGAAGAAGAGCATGGCGCGCCACGCGCACGACTGGCTCACCTACTGGTCGGCCCGACCGTAG
- a CDS encoding LysR family transcriptional regulator: MNLSRLDLNLVLALRALLEERNVTRAGERVGLSQPAMSAALSRLRRHFDDELLARTGNSYELTPLGVALRDRSATACDLLERVFSSQADFDPAVETREFTLLAADYGTAVFGAALARALHQEAPSIRLTFQHPAPSVEENTAALLSTVDGLLMPHGVIAGFPYVDLHQDRWLCMVADDHPEVGDALTLDQLARLPWAVYQRPYDAPAARQLSMLGISPRVEVSVQTFQLLPHMVEGTRRIAMIQERLARKAVRSAAVRVLPCPFEAVPVQEAMWWHPVHTQDAAHIWLRQKATEVGATLTGHDSDDGSARASG; this comes from the coding sequence GTGAACCTGTCCCGACTCGACCTCAACCTGGTCCTCGCCCTGCGCGCGCTGCTCGAGGAGCGCAACGTCACCCGGGCCGGCGAGCGCGTCGGACTGAGCCAGCCCGCGATGAGCGCGGCGCTGTCCCGGCTGCGCCGCCACTTCGACGACGAACTGCTCGCCCGCACCGGCAACAGCTACGAGCTGACACCGCTCGGTGTGGCCCTGCGGGACCGCAGCGCCACCGCGTGCGACCTGCTGGAGCGCGTCTTCTCCAGCCAGGCCGACTTCGACCCGGCCGTGGAGACCCGGGAGTTCACCCTGCTCGCCGCCGACTACGGCACGGCCGTGTTCGGCGCCGCGCTCGCCCGCGCCCTGCACCAGGAGGCACCCAGCATCCGGCTCACCTTCCAGCACCCGGCACCCTCCGTCGAGGAGAACACCGCCGCCCTGCTGAGCACCGTCGACGGACTGCTGATGCCGCACGGCGTCATCGCCGGCTTCCCCTACGTCGACCTCCACCAGGACCGCTGGCTGTGCATGGTCGCCGACGACCACCCCGAGGTCGGCGACGCACTGACCCTCGACCAACTGGCCCGCCTGCCCTGGGCCGTCTACCAGCGCCCCTACGACGCCCCGGCCGCCCGCCAGCTCAGCATGCTCGGCATCAGCCCCCGTGTGGAGGTGTCCGTGCAGACCTTCCAGCTACTGCCCCACATGGTCGAGGGCACCCGCCGTATCGCGATGATCCAGGAGCGCCTGGCCCGCAAGGCGGTCCGCTCCGCCGCCGTACGGGTCCTGCCCTGCCCCTTCGAGGCCGTACCGGTGCAGGAGGCGATGTGGTGGCACCCGGTGCACACCCAGGACGCGGCCCACATCTGGCTGCGGCAGAAGGCGACGGAGGTGGGCGCGACGCTGACGGGCCACGACTCCGACGACGGATCGGCCCGCGCGTCGGGCTGA
- a CDS encoding fumarylacetoacetate hydrolase family protein yields MATLAQPAGPFALGTFSAPDDVPFPGLLANGRVIDLSRALDWAPSGMRAVLERWEETLPVLHSLADDDTLDWRPLDGLRVHAPLEPRQIFQSGANYRQHVIDLEVAHRSPGDPRTLEEARAEIAAIMDRRAAEDLPYAFIGLPSAITGPYDDVVLPSWAEQPDWELELAAVIGKPAHQVPVEEALAYVVGYTIANDLTDRATVFRRDMPAIGTDWLRCKNAPGFTPLGPWIVPAESIADPGDLRVTLKLNGETMQDESTKDMLFGVARLVSYISQSAQLLPGDLVLTGSPAGNGIHWGRLLRDGDVMEGSITGLGVQRTRCVAETS; encoded by the coding sequence ATGGCAACGCTCGCGCAACCTGCCGGCCCGTTCGCGCTCGGCACGTTCTCCGCTCCGGACGATGTGCCGTTCCCCGGTCTCCTGGCCAACGGCCGAGTCATTGACCTGAGCAGGGCCCTGGACTGGGCGCCTTCCGGCATGCGAGCCGTACTGGAACGGTGGGAGGAGACCCTCCCCGTCCTGCACTCCCTGGCGGACGACGACACGCTCGACTGGCGGCCGCTGGACGGCCTGCGGGTGCACGCCCCGCTGGAGCCACGGCAGATCTTCCAGTCCGGTGCCAACTACCGGCAGCACGTGATCGACCTGGAGGTCGCCCACCGCTCCCCCGGCGATCCGCGCACCCTCGAGGAGGCCCGCGCCGAGATCGCCGCGATCATGGACCGGCGGGCGGCCGAAGACCTGCCGTACGCGTTCATCGGGCTGCCGAGCGCGATCACCGGTCCGTACGACGATGTTGTGCTGCCTTCCTGGGCCGAACAGCCGGACTGGGAGCTGGAGTTGGCGGCCGTCATCGGCAAGCCCGCCCACCAGGTGCCGGTCGAGGAGGCCCTGGCGTACGTCGTCGGCTACACGATCGCCAACGACCTCACCGACCGTGCCACCGTCTTCCGCCGGGACATGCCCGCCATCGGCACCGACTGGCTGCGCTGCAAGAACGCCCCCGGATTCACCCCGCTCGGGCCCTGGATCGTGCCCGCCGAGTCCATCGCCGACCCGGGTGACCTGCGGGTCACGCTGAAACTGAACGGCGAGACCATGCAGGACGAGTCGACCAAGGACATGCTCTTCGGCGTCGCGCGGCTGGTCTCGTACATCTCACAGTCGGCCCAACTCCTGCCCGGCGACCTGGTGTTGACCGGCAGCCCGGCAGGTAACGGCATCCACTGGGGGCGGCTGCTGCGCGACGGCGATGTCATGGAGGGTTCGATCACCGGTCTGGGTGTGCAGCGCACCCGCTGTGTGGCGGAGACGTCATGA
- a CDS encoding cyclase family protein: MSLDRHDPEGAIAEAAKAYSNWGRWGEEDVLGTLNFLDEAKRREGAALVRRGISFSLSQRFDMNGPQKGWRRRTNPVHTMLDTGTDAALGNQGFPHGIGGADDVIAMPLQCSTQWDGLGHIFDHGKAWNGRDAEKVVTSAGDLVTGIEHMAPYVAGRGVLLDVGRVVGGDGELPDGFAITEEHLTATAEAHGVSVGRGDIVLVRTGRLARARRDGWGDYAGGPAPGLSFTTAGWLHRTEIAAIATDTWGFEVRPNEFDNAFQPLHQVVIPNMGLLVGEMWDLDALAADCADDGVYEFWLTAAPLPITGAVGSPVNPMAVK, translated from the coding sequence ATGAGCCTGGACCGGCACGACCCCGAGGGCGCGATCGCCGAGGCCGCCAAGGCGTACTCCAACTGGGGACGTTGGGGCGAGGAGGACGTGCTCGGCACCCTCAACTTCCTCGACGAGGCCAAGCGGCGCGAGGGCGCCGCCCTCGTCCGACGAGGCATCAGCTTCTCCCTCTCGCAGCGGTTCGACATGAACGGCCCGCAGAAGGGCTGGCGCCGGCGGACCAACCCGGTGCACACCATGCTCGACACCGGCACCGACGCCGCCCTCGGCAACCAGGGCTTCCCGCACGGTATCGGCGGCGCGGACGACGTGATCGCGATGCCGCTGCAGTGCTCCACCCAGTGGGACGGTCTCGGGCACATCTTCGACCACGGCAAGGCGTGGAACGGACGCGACGCCGAGAAGGTCGTCACCTCCGCCGGCGACCTGGTCACCGGCATCGAGCACATGGCCCCGTACGTAGCCGGTCGCGGCGTACTGCTGGACGTGGGCCGCGTCGTGGGCGGGGACGGTGAGCTGCCCGACGGTTTCGCGATCACCGAGGAGCATCTGACCGCGACCGCCGAGGCCCACGGCGTGAGCGTCGGCCGCGGCGACATCGTGCTCGTCCGCACCGGGCGCCTCGCCCGCGCCCGGCGTGACGGATGGGGCGACTACGCGGGCGGCCCCGCGCCCGGCCTGTCGTTCACCACCGCCGGCTGGCTGCACCGTACCGAGATCGCCGCGATCGCCACCGACACCTGGGGTTTCGAGGTACGGCCGAACGAGTTCGACAACGCCTTCCAGCCGCTGCACCAGGTCGTCATCCCCAACATGGGCTTGCTGGTCGGCGAGATGTGGGACCTCGATGCCCTCGCCGCGGACTGCGCCGACGACGGCGTGTACGAGTTCTGGCTCACCGCCGCTCCCCTGCCCATTACCGGCGCCGTCGGCTCCCCGGTCAATCCCATGGCGGTGAAGTAG
- a CDS encoding FAD-dependent oxidoreductase, which produces MADSFTLPPPPAGGAPIVLVIGGGTSGNALTVLLRRAGIAVDLVEASPDWKASAGSGITLQGNALRVLREVGVLEGIEKDGYAADGLAVLAPDGTVLHAHDELRTGGDDLPAHIGMQRPRLQQLLIDQVRASGADVRLGTTATAFQQDGEGVDVTFSDGTSRRYDLVVGADGLHSATRSMIGITDEPQPTGMGIWRAPAPRPAGVRRTEMIYGGRCFIAGYCPTSEDTVYTYLVEPARDRASLDPDAYADEMRALSEGYGGVWEELRAAFTDPKAVNYTWFDRHLVEGPWHRGRVVLIGDAAHACPPTFAQGAAMSLEDAQVLAKLLTGRDSWDEKLLTDYHARRLPRVRMVVDASVQLAQWLLDGVRDADVPGLIGRTLSALKERP; this is translated from the coding sequence ATGGCTGACAGCTTCACCCTCCCCCCGCCTCCGGCTGGGGGCGCCCCCATCGTCCTGGTCATCGGCGGAGGCACCTCCGGAAACGCCCTGACCGTCCTGCTGCGCCGGGCCGGGATCGCCGTCGACCTCGTCGAGGCGAGCCCCGACTGGAAGGCCTCCGCCGGCTCCGGAATCACCCTTCAGGGCAACGCGCTGCGCGTGCTGCGCGAGGTCGGGGTCCTGGAAGGGATCGAGAAGGACGGTTACGCCGCCGACGGCCTCGCGGTCCTCGCGCCCGACGGCACCGTGCTGCACGCCCACGACGAACTCCGCACCGGCGGCGATGACTTGCCCGCCCACATCGGTATGCAGCGGCCCAGGCTTCAGCAGCTCCTCATCGACCAGGTGCGCGCCTCGGGCGCCGATGTCCGTCTGGGCACCACGGCCACCGCCTTCCAGCAGGACGGCGAGGGCGTGGACGTGACCTTCTCGGACGGCACGAGCCGGCGGTACGACCTGGTGGTCGGCGCCGACGGGCTGCACTCCGCCACCCGCTCCATGATCGGCATCACCGACGAACCCCAGCCCACCGGCATGGGCATCTGGCGTGCCCCCGCGCCCCGTCCAGCCGGTGTCCGCCGCACTGAGATGATCTACGGCGGCCGCTGTTTCATCGCCGGGTACTGCCCGACCAGCGAGGACACGGTCTACACGTACCTCGTCGAACCGGCCCGCGACCGGGCCTCGCTGGACCCGGACGCGTACGCCGACGAGATGCGGGCGCTCAGCGAGGGGTACGGCGGCGTGTGGGAGGAGCTCCGCGCCGCGTTCACCGACCCCAAGGCCGTCAACTACACGTGGTTCGACCGGCATTTGGTGGAGGGCCCGTGGCACCGCGGCCGGGTCGTGCTCATCGGGGACGCCGCCCACGCCTGCCCGCCCACCTTCGCCCAGGGCGCCGCGATGTCCCTGGAGGACGCCCAGGTCCTCGCCAAGCTGCTGACCGGCCGGGACTCCTGGGACGAGAAGCTCCTCACCGACTACCACGCGAGACGGCTGCCCCGTGTGCGCATGGTCGTCGACGCCTCCGTCCAGCTCGCCCAGTGGCTGCTCGACGGGGTGCGCGACGCGGACGTACCCGGGCTGATCGGCCGCACCCTGAGCGCGCTGAAGGAACGCCCGTGA
- a CDS encoding amidohydrolase family protein, which translates to MTRPPSSAPTIDVHAHLLLPEVEETVAGHPGLAEARDLDARRNGPAALAVNGPMVGARVPRLTDVAARLAAMDAAGVDVQLVSPSPSHYHYWAEPQLAERLCRLANEGTAAHCTKAPDRLHGLGLIPLQHPHLATALLDHALEEGLKGVEISSHAPGPGGTRAVELSDPRLAPFWVRAEETGALVFLHPFGCTLDERLDQWYLSNTVGQPTENAVALSHLIFSGVLDRHPDLKLIAAHGGGYLPTHIGRSDHAWRARPDARDCAHPPSSYLNRLYFDSLVHDPYVLRELIRAAGPERVLLGSDFPFDMGTEDPLGALRAADLPDHDFHAIRGGNAAALLDLA; encoded by the coding sequence GTGACCCGGCCCCCGTCGTCGGCTCCGACGATCGACGTCCACGCCCACCTGCTGCTCCCGGAGGTCGAGGAGACCGTCGCCGGTCACCCGGGCCTCGCCGAAGCCCGCGACCTCGACGCCCGCCGCAACGGGCCGGCGGCCCTCGCCGTGAACGGTCCCATGGTGGGCGCGCGCGTGCCGAGGCTGACGGACGTGGCCGCGCGCCTGGCGGCCATGGACGCGGCCGGCGTGGACGTGCAGCTGGTGAGCCCCTCGCCGTCCCACTACCACTACTGGGCCGAGCCCCAACTGGCCGAGCGGCTATGCCGGTTGGCCAACGAGGGCACCGCCGCACACTGCACCAAGGCCCCCGACCGGCTGCACGGCCTCGGGCTGATCCCGCTCCAGCACCCCCACCTCGCGACCGCTCTGCTCGACCACGCCCTGGAAGAGGGACTGAAGGGCGTGGAGATCTCCTCGCACGCGCCGGGGCCGGGCGGGACACGAGCGGTGGAACTCTCCGACCCGCGGCTCGCGCCCTTCTGGGTGCGCGCGGAGGAGACCGGTGCCCTGGTCTTCCTGCATCCGTTCGGCTGCACGCTCGACGAGCGCCTGGACCAGTGGTACCTGTCCAACACCGTCGGCCAGCCCACCGAGAACGCCGTCGCCCTCTCCCACCTGATCTTCTCCGGCGTACTGGACCGCCATCCGGACCTGAAGCTGATCGCGGCGCACGGCGGCGGCTACCTCCCCACCCACATCGGCCGCTCCGACCACGCCTGGCGGGCCCGCCCCGACGCCCGGGACTGCGCCCACCCGCCGAGCAGCTATCTGAACCGGCTGTACTTCGACTCCCTCGTCCACGACCCGTACGTACTGCGGGAGTTGATACGCGCCGCAGGGCCGGAGCGGGTCCTGCTCGGCTCCGACTTCCCCTTCGACATGGGCACCGAGGACCCGCTGGGCGCGCTGCGCGCCGCGGACCTGCCCGACCACGACTTCCACGCCATCCGCGGCGGAAACGCTGCCGCCCTGCTCGACCTCGCCTGA
- a CDS encoding VOC family protein, whose protein sequence is MSNRLLTHLRHVDLAVPDYDKQLDFYAGVWGLTKVAEDSGISFLAAEGSPEQYVVRLRKADEKRLDLVSYGAGSAEDVDTLAEQLLADGVQLISQPGKIDTPGGGYGFRFFDIDGRPLEVSTDVDVRQHRKIEEKEAIPVKLSHVVLNSPDLDKTREWYERHLGFRHSDTLSSPYAGDVMHFMRISNQHHSMAIAKGPHTSLHHVSFEMRGLDEYMRGSGRVIRAGFKKIWGPGRHMAGDNTFTYFLDPHGNTVEYTTELELLDEDTWHPHVYDFSQPEVTDQWGTANPMNELIAKESFNDVDRGCFVAPPV, encoded by the coding sequence ATGAGCAACCGCCTGCTCACCCATCTCCGGCACGTCGACCTCGCCGTGCCCGACTACGACAAGCAGCTCGACTTCTACGCCGGCGTCTGGGGCCTGACCAAGGTCGCCGAGGACTCCGGGATCTCCTTCCTCGCCGCCGAGGGCAGCCCCGAACAGTACGTCGTACGGCTGCGCAAGGCCGACGAGAAGCGCCTCGACCTGGTCTCGTACGGCGCCGGCTCCGCAGAGGACGTGGACACCCTCGCCGAGCAACTCCTCGCGGATGGCGTGCAGTTGATCTCCCAGCCGGGCAAGATCGACACACCTGGAGGCGGCTACGGCTTCCGCTTCTTCGACATCGACGGCCGCCCTCTCGAAGTGTCCACCGATGTGGACGTACGGCAGCACCGGAAGATCGAGGAGAAGGAGGCCATCCCGGTCAAGCTGTCGCACGTCGTCCTCAACTCGCCGGACCTCGACAAGACCCGTGAGTGGTACGAGCGTCACCTCGGCTTCCGCCACTCCGACACACTGAGCTCGCCGTACGCCGGTGACGTCATGCACTTCATGCGGATCAGCAACCAGCACCACTCCATGGCCATCGCCAAAGGCCCGCACACCTCCCTGCACCACGTCTCGTTCGAGATGCGCGGCCTGGACGAGTACATGCGCGGCTCCGGCCGCGTGATCCGGGCCGGGTTCAAGAAGATCTGGGGCCCTGGCCGGCACATGGCGGGCGACAACACCTTCACCTACTTCCTCGACCCGCACGGCAACACCGTCGAGTACACGACGGAGCTGGAGCTGCTGGACGAGGACACCTGGCACCCCCACGTCTACGACTTCTCCCAGCCCGAGGTCACCGACCAATGGGGCACCGCCAACCCCATGAACGAACTGATCGCCAAGGAGTCCTTCAACGACGTCGACCGCGGCTGCTTCGTCGCCCCACCGGTCTGA
- a CDS encoding fumarylacetoacetate hydrolase family protein, whose translation MRFATYEHRHQRRVAVVKEDGTLHPIPGARSLTELIRSGDGLDALLRAGAATLDAPPGPHVSDVRLLPPLQPPTVRDFVTFEEHVEGVRRSVDGVGGAPEAWYDAPTFYFTNPYAVIGAHDDIPVPPGSEVLDFELEVAAVIGREGRDLSPEQARDHIIGYTVFNDWSARDLQFREMQVSLGPCKGKDTATTLGPYLVTADELEKYRDADGFLRLALTAEIDGEVVGQDLLSNMSWTFEEMVAYASRGTVVRPGDVLGSGTCGNGGCLAELWGVRGRQDPPPLKPGDTVTLTVEGLGSVSNTVVTGPEPVPVPVARRRPRERP comes from the coding sequence ATGCGTTTCGCCACCTATGAACATCGACACCAGCGCCGGGTCGCCGTCGTGAAGGAGGACGGCACCCTCCACCCGATTCCCGGGGCGCGCTCGCTCACGGAGCTGATCCGCTCCGGCGACGGACTCGACGCGCTGCTGCGCGCCGGCGCCGCCACGCTCGACGCCCCGCCGGGCCCACATGTGTCCGACGTACGGCTGCTGCCACCGCTTCAGCCGCCCACCGTGCGGGACTTCGTCACCTTCGAGGAGCACGTCGAAGGCGTACGGCGGTCCGTGGACGGCGTCGGCGGGGCGCCCGAAGCCTGGTACGACGCCCCGACGTTCTACTTCACCAACCCGTACGCCGTCATCGGCGCCCACGACGACATCCCGGTGCCGCCGGGCAGCGAAGTCCTCGACTTCGAGCTGGAGGTCGCCGCCGTCATCGGACGGGAGGGGCGGGATCTTTCTCCCGAGCAGGCCCGCGACCACATCATCGGCTACACGGTCTTCAACGACTGGTCGGCTCGCGACCTGCAGTTCCGCGAGATGCAGGTCAGCCTCGGCCCGTGCAAGGGCAAGGACACGGCCACCACGCTCGGCCCGTACCTGGTCACCGCCGACGAGTTGGAGAAGTACCGCGACGCGGACGGTTTCCTGCGGCTGGCGCTGACAGCCGAGATCGACGGCGAGGTGGTCGGCCAGGACCTGCTGTCCAACATGAGTTGGACCTTCGAGGAGATGGTCGCGTACGCCTCGCGGGGCACGGTCGTCCGCCCCGGCGACGTTCTCGGCTCGGGCACGTGCGGCAACGGCGGTTGTCTCGCCGAGCTGTGGGGCGTACGAGGCAGGCAGGACCCGCCGCCGCTGAAGCCGGGCGACACGGTCACGCTCACCGTGGAGGGCCTCGGCTCCGTCTCCAACACCGTGGTGACCGGCCCGGAGCCAGTGCCCGTTCCGGTCGCCCGGCGCCGCCCCCGGGAGCGACCATGA
- a CDS encoding SDR family NAD(P)-dependent oxidoreductase codes for MTSDVRTLRLLGKVVVVTGAAGGQGAAEAEALALEGARVIATDATETPGCHRLEVTSERDWADLAAELKESYGQVHGLVNNAGVTWRARIDEVRPEDMARVHAVNVTGPLLGIQHLVPLMRAGASIVNVGSTAALTAHYPVAYTASKWALRGLSKTAAMELGPRGIRVNTIHPGFIETAMTASAAPPFREANLRETPLGRTGTVDDITPLVTFLLSDDSAFITGAEIPVDGGLTAHGGAKSISDALREGS; via the coding sequence ATGACCTCCGACGTCCGTACCCTGCGGCTGCTCGGCAAGGTCGTGGTCGTCACCGGTGCGGCCGGCGGCCAGGGTGCCGCGGAGGCGGAGGCACTGGCCCTCGAGGGCGCCCGGGTGATCGCCACCGACGCGACCGAGACACCCGGCTGCCACCGCCTCGAGGTCACCAGCGAGCGGGACTGGGCCGATCTCGCCGCCGAGCTGAAGGAGTCGTACGGGCAGGTGCACGGCCTGGTCAACAACGCGGGCGTCACGTGGAGGGCCCGGATCGACGAGGTACGGCCCGAGGACATGGCCCGGGTCCACGCGGTCAACGTCACCGGCCCACTGCTTGGCATCCAGCACCTGGTGCCGTTGATGCGCGCGGGCGCGTCGATCGTGAACGTCGGTTCGACGGCGGCGCTGACCGCTCACTATCCGGTCGCGTACACGGCCAGCAAGTGGGCGCTGCGCGGCCTGTCGAAGACCGCCGCCATGGAACTGGGGCCGCGCGGCATCCGCGTGAACACCATCCACCCGGGCTTCATCGAGACCGCGATGACGGCCTCCGCCGCGCCCCCGTTCCGCGAGGCGAACCTGCGCGAGACGCCGCTCGGCCGCACCGGCACCGTCGACGACATCACCCCGCTCGTCACCTTCCTCCTCTCCGACGACTCCGCGTTCATCACCGGCGCCGAGATCCCCGTCGACGGAGGCCTCACCGCGCACGGCGGCGCCAAGTCGATCTCGGACGCCCTGCGTGAGGGCAGCTGA
- a CDS encoding DUF6069 family protein: MSVTPEVAVARRGPLVIAGGVLAAIVVASLADAVLALLALAVGAPDDFQPLMPGSYIFLTTVGVVAGAIGWAIIRKVSKDPEALMRWLVPTVVALSFVPDFLLFGEGGVAGVVALLLMHVVVAVVAVFAYRKVMPLS, from the coding sequence TTGTCCGTTACCCCTGAGGTAGCCGTCGCCCGCCGTGGACCGCTCGTCATCGCCGGAGGTGTGCTCGCCGCGATCGTCGTGGCCTCGCTGGCCGACGCGGTGCTTGCCCTCCTTGCCCTGGCCGTGGGCGCGCCCGACGACTTCCAGCCGCTCATGCCGGGCTCGTACATCTTCCTGACAACGGTCGGCGTGGTGGCCGGGGCCATCGGCTGGGCCATCATCCGCAAGGTGTCGAAGGACCCCGAAGCGCTGATGCGATGGCTGGTGCCGACCGTCGTCGCGCTCTCCTTCGTGCCCGACTTCCTGCTCTTCGGCGAAGGCGGAGTGGCCGGCGTCGTGGCCTTGCTGCTGATGCACGTCGTGGTAGCGGTGGTCGCGGTGTTCGCCTACCGCAAGGTGATGCCCCTGTCGTAG